In Labeo rohita strain BAU-BD-2019 chromosome 4, IGBB_LRoh.1.0, whole genome shotgun sequence, the DNA window TTGTCCAGACTCCCTGCTAACGCTTGAAGCATTCTGGTTTGTGTCCAAGTGTTGATCTTGTTCACTCACCGTGTAGAAGTATGTGAGTTTAGGCCAATGCTCACAGGAGAGATTTTTTACCAGATGACCTGACAGAGGTGGTCTGAGAAAGACCGAGAGACAGTGCGCACTAAAGTACTAACTATGTAGTATGTAAGACATTATGTAAATCAATGCAGATACTAGTGCCAATGGCCTTAAAGGCCAAGACTGACAACAAAACTGAATAGCAGGGATCTTGGCGCATGTACTGcggtgtaaaaaataaaaaacacaatttgttgagtcagcttaaaataatttgttaccctgctgccttaaaatttgaagttcagtcaactaaaataagtttaatcaacttgaaatgttaagttgtactaagtaacaacttagatatttgtgtttgctaaacttaacagatgggtaagtaacccagctgccttaaaattttaagttgattcaacacaAATGTGTTAGTATAATTAGTAtaattagtataatttaacatttcaagttgaataaactttttttgagttgactgaactttaaattttaagggaGCCAGGTCACAAATTATTTTacgttgactcaacaaattgtgttttttattttttacagtgtatccaTTTCAAATTGcttctactttaaaataatttcatgtttaaaataatgaattatttaaaaaataattaataaatacataataataataaaatgaaatatatatataaaaaaatctaaaatctaaaataatatttttgcttgttttctagttcaaatatctaaacatccttaaatatTTGGTCTTAAAAGGgtcttaaaaaatcttaaaattaatattcataaaaccTGTGGAAAAAAACcctgtgtaaatacataattttcttaaaaGTTGAGTTGCTTCTcctataaattaattttgttttaaaaagatttcattatttaaataaaataaatttaaataaattaaaatctttcttaatatttttgcttgttttccaGTTCAAATATCAACATGCTTACAtggtcttaaaaaaataaaataaaataaaataaaataataaaaagatttaattatttaaataaaataaaataaaattttcctcaatattttgcttgttttccagttcaaatatctaaacatccttacatggtctttaaaataaaataaaataaaatgaaatgaaatgaaataaaataaaggtttaattatttaaataaaatataaaataaaaaaatatatatatatatatttttttttttggagttcaaatatctaaacatccttaaatacTTGGTCTTACAATGtcttaatattcataaaacCTATGGAAACCTTGTATAAATACCTGATAAAAACAAGTCTTAAATATTTGGAGTTGCTTctgcttttcatttcattttaagaatatttaattattttattttaagtgaaaaaaatgactaactaaaaacttaagatattttttcaGCGTAGGATTTGTtgtttaatttccttttttttttctctcttgctgttttaatttaattttaagaatatttagttattttataggACAACAAGTGAAAAATGTGGCTAATTAAAAACTTTGTTTTCAGTGtaggttttgttgttgtttgaaattcctttttttagctgtttattGTGTATTTCCATtgatttcacaaataatttttcatcTGAATGTAATCAGACAATCAAGTTTCTGatccatttaattttaaaaccatTTCCTCATTTCTTTCACTTAAATCATACAACCAAAATATCAAAGACATGATTTGTTTCTCTTGTTCATTTAGcagaaaacaaatcaaatttagtctttaaattttattttatttttttaaatccacaACAAGTGCTgctatttttttcctttgctgCCCTCTACTGTCCACATCATCAATGTTCctaaaagttctattttggaatttaaaacaTTGAAGCATTCTGTCCAGTCAGAGTTTGATGAGAAGCCCACTGTGAATGATTAGCCATTAAAATCCTTTCATCTGTAATAAACGGCACCAATCGGTAAGCCGATTCCTCATTGCTATGGTGGCACGGTGGCATCAAACTCTCTGTGTGATCCAATGGACATGTTGACATGGCATTCGAGTTCAAATGAGCCAATGGgaaagtgtttttgtctttgtgaTGGGCCAGTGGGAAAGCAGATTGAGTGTGATGAGCCAAATAACCGTCCAATGAACTGCCAGATGTTCCTGTCACTGAAATCAAAGCATGTCTGCTTCCCAGAAACCCCGGCCTAGTTACACCTGCGAAAGAGACCCCGTTTATAATAACAGACTGTGTAATTCTACAATGAAAGCAAGACTTCAGCACTTACCCAGTGATCCACAGTCACTGTATTCTTCCGTTTGTTCCCTTCTCATCCTCGCTCTGCGATTGGAGAACCAAACCTTCAGACGAAAGATCGAGATCAGGTCAATAACAAATGTTCCCTTTTGAGGAACTAAGCATTTGTTAGATTAAGTTTTAAATCTGAATTGCCTTTATAGTGTCCTGTGGAAGGTTTATCTCCTCAGACAGCTTTTCTCTTGTCAGCAGGTCTGGATAAAGACCACGGATGAACTCTGAATGCCCAAAAACCAGCAGGGGAGATGTTATAATAGGTCAGTATAACAGCACACAGATGACTCTGAGAGAGATTCAAGTGACTGAAAATGATCACCTTTCTCTAACCTCTCGCTCTGATCTGGGGTGAAAGCCGTTCTGCTGCGATGAGAGGTGCCTTGCAGGTTCGTGTTAATTTGTTGCTGATTTGTCTGAGCTGTTGTGTGTAAACTCCACTGCTCATCCACTTGTTCCTCTAGGGTGAAAGGAAGTACAAGAGGGAGGTTAGTAGACAAATTTGATTTAAGACTTTCACAGTTAGGACATTtacacttaaaatgaaaattctgtcattactcacctcatgtggttccaaacctgtaagaccttcattcatctttagaacacaaattaagatatttttgatgaaatccaagagctttctgacactgcatagacagcaacgcaactttcctttgcatacaaaaagtgttcttgtagctttaaaaaattatggttgatccattatgtcacatggactattttaatgatggccttgaacatgtcagttatgtttctgtctatgcaggtactgaaagctcttggattttatcaaaaatatcttaatttgtgttctgaagatgtttaaaggtcttacgggtttggaacgacatgagggtgagtaattaatgacaaaattttcatttttgggtgaactatcccttaaactGTCTTAATTAATATTCTTCTATTACTAAATATAAGCAAGTTTATTTTAACTAGTATaagtaaaacaacaaaagtGGAATTatgtgatttgttttttgtttttttaatacactATCATTCTAAACTTTTGggttagtaatatttttattcataaaggacactttgatcaaaagtgacagtaaagacatttatgatattagaaaagatttctgtttcaaataaatgctgttcttttgaactgtcaattcctcaaaacttttttttctcaaaacaattaagcagcaaaactgttttcaacattaaaaacaataataaatgtttcttgagtaccaaattagcatattaaaatgatttcttaaagatcatgtgatgctaaaaactggagtaatggctgctgaaaattcaggtttaatAATTAGGGATACATTACATTTGTTACAAtgtaatggttattttaaatggtaacattagtaatataatattataaaatattagctattgtttttacagtatttttattaaaataggcctaaatgcagccttggttggcatagtataaaaaaatctgaacgaccacaaaatgctgggttaaaaccAGCGATTaagttgttttgacccagcggttggttGAAGtgtttaacccagccttctgagaagctttatttaactcaactattgcttaaaaattaatatatttcttgcACTTCTTATatgttgaataaataaacaagttgaTATAATGAATAAGTTAaatga includes these proteins:
- the pax4 gene encoding paired box protein Pax-4, with translation MCGANSDLGNEGEGSVNQLGGVFLNGRPLPVYKRRLMIELANEGVRPCEISRILKVSNGCVSKILGRFQRTGFIGPKATGGSRPRLLTPDVISIIAQHKRQNPALFAWEIRQKLATDRVCRGDKVPSVSSINRILKKIHLDVDMMGSAYPNAKHNYSEEQVDEQWSLHTTAQTNQQQINTNLQGTSHRSRTAFTPDQSERLEKEFIRGLYPDLLTREKLSEEINLPQDTIKVWFSNRRARMRREQTEEYSDCGSLGVTRPGFLGSRHALISVTGTSGSSLDGYLAHHTQSAFPLAHHKDKNTFPLAHLNSNAMSTCPLDHTESLMPPCHHSNEESAYRLVPFITDERILMANHSQWASHQTLTGQNASMF